In Isosphaera pallida ATCC 43644, the sequence GGGGTTCATCGTCTGGTGCGGATCAGCCCGTTCGACGCGGCCGGTCGTCGGCAAACCTCGTTCGCCTCGGTGGATGTCACCCCCGAGATCGACGACACCATCGAAATCGAGATCCGAGACTGTGACCTCAAACGCGACGTGTTCCGCTGCGGCGGCCCCGGCGGCCAGCACCAGAACAAAACCGAGTCGGGGGTCCGTTACACCCATCTTCCCACCGGCGTCGTGGCCGAATCCCGCTCGGAGCGCTCCCAGTTCCAAAACGACGACCTGGCCCTCAAACTGCTCAAAGCCAAACTCATCCGCCTGGAGGAGGAGAAGCGCGAGGCCGAGTCGATAAAAGCCTACGACGACAAGTCCAAAATCGGCTTCGGCTCGCAAATCCGTTCGTATGTTCTTCAACCCTATACCCTGGTCAAAGACCTGCGCACCGGCTACGAGACAGGTAACCCCCGCGCTGTGCTGGACGGCGACCTCGACGGCTTCATCAACGCTTATCTGCGCATGAAGCTCTCCAAAGGTGAACCAGCCAGAAAGTAAGCCGACCTCGCAGCCCCTTCTTGAGAACGTCGCTCCGGCCTCGCCCGCGCGGGGTGGAACCAGCTGAAGTTCAATCCCGCGCGCTCAAATCATGATCAGCTAGCAAGGTGTTTTTCAACAAGGGTTGTCCATCGCCTTGAAATCGAGCCGCGAAACCCTGGGTCTCGCCTTGCGATCAACCGTCTCAAAGTCAAAGAATTTCGCCTTGGCCCTCGTTGCCGACGAGTCTCGTCTTGATGACCATCCCCCCTTTGCCCACCGAGTCGCCGCGCGTCTTGCAGGTCTCGTGCGTCCAGACGCATTGGGCGACGCCGATTGACGCGAACCTGGAAACCACCTTGCGGTTCATCAAGGAGGCCGCACGGGTGGGCAGCCGGGTCGTGTTATTTCCCGAGGCCAACCTGACCAGCTATTTCTTTCCCTACGCCCTCAAGCTTGATCCGGTCGTCGTCGAACGGACGCTCAGAGAAACCCAGGACGCCGCCCTCAAGCATTCGATCTGGGTCATTGTTGGCACGTTGCGCAAGACCGCCGATCGCTTCCTCAACCTGGCGCACGTCATCGCGCCCACGGGCGAGATTGTGTATGAATATGCCAAGGTTCATATGGCGGGCAAAGACGAGAAAACCTCCTGTCGGGGCGGCGACAAGCTGGCGCTTTTCGAGATCGATGGGATCCTCTGCACGTTAGTCATCTGTCGGGACGGCCGCCACCCCGAGTTGTATCGTTTGCCAGCAATGGCCGGAGCGCAGATCCTGTTTCAACCGTCGTGCAGTTCCGACTCGATCGAGGCAGTCGCTTGGAAGCGGGTCGCCGGCCGCGCGCAACAGCCGGTGGGGCCCAACTCGAAAATGTTCCACTGCGTGGCCAACACGATCGGCGAGTCGCCCGACGGCAAACAAACCTCCAGCGGCTCCTCCTTCATCCGCGAGCCGTCCGGCCTTCCTCTGGCCGAGGCGGGCCGCCACCACGAGGAGCTCATCACCGCCGTCCTCGATCTCGAACGGGCCGACCTTTCCTACGTTCGCGCTAGCATGATCCATCCCCCGTTCCTCGCATCCCACTGGGAGGCGATGGTCGCGGCGGTCAAAGCCCGCGCCCACCTCAAACCAGAGTAAAGTAACGTCACTCTAACTTAGGTGAGGAGACCATGAGGAGCGTCGTCGATGACGCGATCGATGCGTCTTGCTCGGCAACGGTGACGCTTGCCCACATGAGGAAACGTCGCGCGGCACTGGAGCGAGGGGGCCGCTTGACTCTTGGGTGTCGCTTATATGATAGTGGGGATTGAGCCCTGCGCGCCCGTCGCCGCTTCGCGTCTTGGTCCCGACGCGGCATGATCGACTGACCGTGCCCGAATTGTGTCGAGGTTGTTCCGCCATGACCCAGCCGAGCCCCATTTTCCCGTCTCATTCGCATTCCCGCCCGTGCTGTGAGGGGAAACTTACAACCGCGCCGGTGCAAGTCAGCCGCCGCGCCGCGCTGGGCGGCCTTTTGGTTTTGGGGACCGCCGCCTGGTCGGGCCGAACCGTCGGCGGCACGTCGATTTCCATCCCTTATGGGCGTGGGGACGACGTGCCCAGTCGGGAGACTCAAATCACCCGCGCAGTGGCCTTCCTCAAGAGCCGCCAGGAGGCCGATGGGGGTTGGTCCAGCCGGCGAAGCGTGGGAATCACCGCGTTGGCGGTCACCGCCCTGCTCCGCTCCCGGCGTCTGGGGCCGGCCGATCCGACGATCGTCAAGGGCTTGGCCCGTCTGGAGGCGGCCCTTGGTCCCAACGGCGGCTTCGAGGAGAACGGCCAGGCGAATTATGTCACCTCGATCGCACTGATGGCCTTCCACCAGGCGGCCCAGGCCGACCCCAACCCCGAGGCCAAGACCCGTTACGACGCCCTGATTCGCCGCGGTCAAGATTTCCTCAAGGGCATCCAGTGGACCGAGGGCAAGAACAAGACCCCCGAGAGCGACTTCTACGGCGGAGCAGGCTATCGCGGCGACCAATCCCGCCCCGACCTCTCCAACACCGCCTTCATGGTCGAGGCATTGCGTGAAACCGGCTTGCCCGCCGACGACCCCGCGCTTCAAAAAGCCCTCATTTTTATTTCCCGCTGTCAGAACCAGCCCTCTGAGTTCAACGACCAGCCCTGGGCCGGCAAGGTCAACGACGGTGGCTTTATCTACACCGCGGCCAACGGCGGCGAAAGCAAAGCTGGTGGCGATCCGGCCACCGGCCTGCGGTCCTACGCTGGCATGACCTACGCCGGCCTCAAAAGCATGATCCACGCTGGCCTCGACCGCGACGATCCCCGCGTTCAAGGCGCATTGCGATATATCCGCAACCACTACACCCTCGACGAGAACCCCGGCCTCGGTCAAGTCGGGCTCTATTACTATTATCATACGTTTGCTAAAGCGATGAGTCTGCTGGGCGAACCCCGATTTACGGACGCTCAAGGGGTCGAACATGATTGGAAGGCCGAACTTAACGCCGCCCTTGGCCGTCGCCAAAATCCCGACGGCTCCTGGGTCAACCCCGCCGACCGCTTCATGGAGGGCGACCCCAACCTTGTCACCTCCTACGGTCTGTTAGCGCTGGCCTACACCGGCTGATCGTCACCGGTTGAAGCCTAAGGATCTCCGATCCCCACGCGGGAATCGCTCGGGGTCGATTCCGGCGTGGGTTTGGGTTGGGCTTGTCTTGGGACCCTCACCACGGCTCAGTCAAGGCGCGGGTGGTTTCGGTGTCGAACCAATCCCAAAGGCGGGCGTGGTCGCGGTCTACATTGGTGGGGTTAGCGTGCCACGAGGTCGGATAACGCCAAAACGCCACGCCGTGAACCCAGACAGCCGCGGCCAGTGTGACGATCAGCAACCAACGCCAACGCCGATCGATCAGCGGATATGATTGAAGACAAGGATTATTTGACGGCATGGCCGCGGTTCGGACGGCCGCGAGGGCAATGACGAAAAGCGGCGTGGCGTCGATCCAGAACCGAGCGCCGAAGCAGTGGCCGCCCCACCAGCAGGAATATTTGGCCAGAGCCAGGAAGTTGAGCGGCAAGCCAACCGCCAGCAAGGCACGGATCGGCGTGGCGTTCCAAGAGGGCAAGCGGTTCCAAACCCGCGGCAAGAGCGCCAACGCCGGCACGACCCAAGGGCAATGGATTAAGAGGCCGTGGCTGGGACTGACCAGCGTGCCCAACCCGCCCCAGAGCAGCGAGCCAGTCCAGGTTCCCTTTAAGCCGTGCGCCCAGGGGTGCATCTTCTCAATCTCGGCGTAACCTCCATTCAACGAGTCGAAGAACCAAAGGTTGTAGCCACACCAAGCCAAACCTAGAAGGCCGGCGGTTGCCCAAAAGGGACGCGACCGCGTCAGGCCAAAGGGTCGCCAAACCCCGCCCCAACGCCGCAGACCGGCGCGGGCTGGACTGGAGATCACCACCCAGCCCGCGATCACCGCTGCGAAGAGAAGATCAATGGGACGGCACATCACCATCAGGGCTGTTGCCCCTCCTGCCACAGCCAGTCGCGTGGTGGTCAAGCCATGCTGGGGGGATTCGCCGATTCCACCCGGTGGGATCAAGGCGCGCAGCGCCACCATTAACCAGAAGATCGCCGGGCCGTGTTGCCAGAGGGCTTGCGAGGCGGTGGGCCAGACTCCCGAACCTAATCCCAAGGCCACCACTGCGATACTGATTCCCTCATGGAGTTCCAAACGTCTTAACAGACCCGGAAGCAACCCTACCGCCAGAGCCGCTACCAGCGCGGCGTTGAGCTTGCCGAGATGTCGTACCGTCTCCAGGAACGCGGAGGGGTCGCGGGTGGGTGCGTCCCAACCGGGTCGGGTGTGATCGAGCCAGACGATCGAGATCCAGGCGAACGGAATCGTCGTCAGAGCGGGGCCAATAGGGTAACGGCTGACCACATGACCACGCGACTCGCTGCAATAGCCCGGCACCGCGTCAGTCTCGGTGCGGATCGCCCAGGCTAGGCGATCCAGCGTCAGACCGTCGCCTCGAACGAGCGCGACCTGAAGCAGCGCTGCGGGCATGGTGTCGCCTCCGCCAATTGCCCGACCATTAGCCAGAAAGACTGCCAGAAGTCCTAGCGTCAACCAAGCGTCGCGGGTCGTTTCGCCGCTTCTGCGTGGGGTGGGCGTCAACGTCAACATGGTGGGTGGTCGCATGGCGTGGGGTCCAGCCATCCAGGGACAAACCGGTGTCGAATGCGGTTTCATCCCGCTTCGTGGGGTCGGGTCTGTCTATCCTGGATGGGACGCCGCGTCGAGCCGAACCCGGGCAGGAGTTGGTTTGGGTTGACCTTGACGGCTTGCCGGCGGTGGGTTAGGACCACATCGGCGTCGAACCGATTCGACTGCGACTGCGACTTCTTCGATCCGGCCAGGGAGGGCCGACACCGGTGCGCGACCACACCCGAGCGTTTTGTCGAACCGTGGCCGAGACCTTCGAATGTCCCGCGCCGATTTACGAATTCGGTTCCTATCAGGTCGAAGGCCAGACCGATCTGATCGACCTGCGGGGCTTTTTCACCGGGCGTGAATACGTCGGTTGCGACATGAGACCCGGTCCCGGCGTGGATCGGGTCGAGGACGTCACTCGAATCAGCCTGCCCGACGAATCGGTGGGCACCATTCTTTGCATCGAAACGTTCGAGCATGTTTTCGAGGTGCATCGCGGCTTCGACGAGGTCTTCCGCGTTCTCAAGCCGGGCGGCCTGTTCGTAATCACCTCACCGTTTTATTTTCACATTCACGGCTACCCCGACGATTACTGGAGGATGACGCCAAGCTGTCTCAAGCGGTGGATGAGCCGTTACGAGGGGCGGATTTGCGGCTTCCAGGGAGCGGCCAGCACGCCTCACACCGTGATGGCATTGGGATTCAAGAGTCCCGCGCCGGTCGATTTCGAGAGCCGCGCTGCGCGGTTCGTGGCGACGTACCAGGGTTGGTTGGCCGAGACCCACGCCCGCGAGACCCGCCTGAATTGTCGGCGGGTTTGTCGCTGGCTGCGGCTTTTGGGCTTCTCCAAGGCAGAGCGGCGGCGGATTCGGGAGGATCGCCGCGCCGAGTTCGCCATCGAATGCGGGCCGCCGTCGGACGCTTCGGGTGATCGGTCGGTTGACGACGCTCCACCAACCATCGCTCCGCGAACCGTCTGGTCCGCAACAATGGGTCAACCGGTGTCGCTTGATTCGAGGACGATCCCCCCGCATCATCTGTCCCGAACTGGCACGCCAAACCGAACCCATTCCCGTTGATCCAGCGGTCGCCCAAGCCGACCAATCCCTTCGATGTTCATTGATATGGTTGAGCAAAAGCGGATGTCAGCGGCGCGACTCCGCGCCAGGGGATTCGAGCCGTTGGGTGGATGTCGCCCTCATGGCGTTCACTCCATGTCGAGAACCAGGACGGTCTAGAGGTCGGGGAGGGGCAGCGATGAGCGGCAACGACGAGCAAAGCGGGACTCATCGACGTGTGGTTATTCTCGGGCTGGACGGGGCCACCTGGACGGTCCTCGAACCGTGGATCGAGCGCGGCGCGATGCCCAATCTGGCCGGTTGGTTGCGGACCGCGGCGCGGGGAGTCCTCCGCTCTGTCGAGCCACCGGTGACCTCGGCCGCCTGGACCTCGATGAGCACGGGCGCGCGTCCGGGGCGTCATGGGGTGTTTGACCATCGTTGGTACGACCCCGCCGGCGGACGCATGCGGGTCAACCATTCCCGCCGAGTTCGGGTCGAGACCTTGTGGGAGACGATCCATCGTCACGGCGGGATCTCAATCTCGCTCAACCTGCCGGGTACCTATCCGGCCCCCGCGGTGCGGGGTCTGATCGTCTCGGGCATGGACGCGCCCCACCTCGAAGGCGCTCTGAGCGGATGTCCGCCTGAATTCGCCCAGGCTCTGAAAACCGAGTGTCCCGATTATTCGCTCAAAGTGATCTGGAAGCGCCCTCCTCAATCGCTCGACGAGCTTCGCGCTCGCGCCGAGGAGACTCGCAAGCTGTTCCGCGCCCGCGCCGAGGGCGGCCTGCTGGCCGATCGGTTCCGGCCCGATTGGTCGGCGCTCATGGTGCAATTCCAAAACCTCGATC encodes:
- a CDS encoding carbon-nitrogen hydrolase family protein, with the protein product MTIPPLPTESPRVLQVSCVQTHWATPIDANLETTLRFIKEAARVGSRVVLFPEANLTSYFFPYALKLDPVVVERTLRETQDAALKHSIWVIVGTLRKTADRFLNLAHVIAPTGEIVYEYAKVHMAGKDEKTSCRGGDKLALFEIDGILCTLVICRDGRHPELYRLPAMAGAQILFQPSCSSDSIEAVAWKRVAGRAQQPVGPNSKMFHCVANTIGESPDGKQTSSGSSFIREPSGLPLAEAGRHHEELITAVLDLERADLSYVRASMIHPPFLASHWEAMVAAVKARAHLKPE
- a CDS encoding prenyltransferase/squalene oxidase repeat-containing protein, with product MTQPSPIFPSHSHSRPCCEGKLTTAPVQVSRRAALGGLLVLGTAAWSGRTVGGTSISIPYGRGDDVPSRETQITRAVAFLKSRQEADGGWSSRRSVGITALAVTALLRSRRLGPADPTIVKGLARLEAALGPNGGFEENGQANYVTSIALMAFHQAAQADPNPEAKTRYDALIRRGQDFLKGIQWTEGKNKTPESDFYGGAGYRGDQSRPDLSNTAFMVEALRETGLPADDPALQKALIFISRCQNQPSEFNDQPWAGKVNDGGFIYTAANGGESKAGGDPATGLRSYAGMTYAGLKSMIHAGLDRDDPRVQGALRYIRNHYTLDENPGLGQVGLYYYYHTFAKAMSLLGEPRFTDAQGVEHDWKAELNAALGRRQNPDGSWVNPADRFMEGDPNLVTSYGLLALAYTG
- a CDS encoding methyltransferase domain-containing protein; the protein is MRDHTRAFCRTVAETFECPAPIYEFGSYQVEGQTDLIDLRGFFTGREYVGCDMRPGPGVDRVEDVTRISLPDESVGTILCIETFEHVFEVHRGFDEVFRVLKPGGLFVITSPFYFHIHGYPDDYWRMTPSCLKRWMSRYEGRICGFQGAASTPHTVMALGFKSPAPVDFESRAARFVATYQGWLAETHARETRLNCRRVCRWLRLLGFSKAERRRIREDRRAEFAIECGPPSDASGDRSVDDAPPTIAPRTVWSATMGQPVSLDSRTIPPHHLSRTGTPNRTHSR